The following coding sequences are from one Rutidosis leptorrhynchoides isolate AG116_Rl617_1_P2 chromosome 11, CSIRO_AGI_Rlap_v1, whole genome shotgun sequence window:
- the LOC139877273 gene encoding uncharacterized protein, which yields MAINNKLFSGVEIGKDKVCISHLQYADDTIYFGEWSPQNIRNFIKLFKCFELNSGLKINYRKSNLFGIGVDHHEISFMAKCFECNTGSLPFNYLGLPIGANMKKLCSWQPIIDKFEKHLSDWKARLISLCGRSTLVKSVLNSLPLYFFSLYRAPPCVIDKLESPNTTIADRWICNGSSWGGNWEWVRSPRSRTSAEFDDLTAVLRGVCLVPDRSDSWRWEGSKFGVFTTKRLTTLIDTKTIIVGPNAVESLRNNLVPKKLITTAKLQPIMS from the exons ATGGCGATTAATAACAAATTATTCTCGGGTGTGGAAATCGGAAAGGACAAAGTTTGCATCTCGCATCTTCAATATGCAGATGACACGATCTACTTTGGTGAGTGGAGCCCTCAAAATATTCGAAATTTCATCAAACTCTTTAAATGCTTTGAACTCAATTCGGGCCTCAAAATAAACTATCGAAAAAGCAACTTATTCGGGATAGGAGTTGATCATCATGAAATCTCGTTTATGGCAAAGTGTTTCGAGTGTAACACAGGCTCTCTACCATTTAATTATCTTGGACTCCCGATTGGTGCAAACATGAAAAAATTGTGTAGTTGGCAACCGATTATTGATAAGTTCGAAAAGCATCTTTCGGATTGGAAGGCACGTTTGATTTCTTTATGTGGACGTTCGACACTTGTTAAATCGGTGCTTAATAGTCTCCCGTTGTACTTCTTCTCGCTCTATCGTGCCCCGCCGTGTGTGATAGATAAACTTGAAAGT CCGAATACAACGATTGCGGATCGATGGATTTGTAATGGGTCATCATGGGGTGGGAATTGGGAATGGGTGCGAAGTCCTAGAAGCCGTACGAGTGCTGAATTCGATGATCTTACAGCAGTCCTACGTGGTGTATGTCTTGTTCCAGATAGAAGTGATTCTTGGCGTTGGGAAGGCTCAAAATTTGGGGTTTTCACAACAAAAAGGCTCACTACGTTAATTGATACAAAAACAATAATCGTTGGTCCTAATGCGGTAGAATCATTGAGAAATAACTTGGTTCCAAAGAAG CTTATTACTACTGCAAAGCTGCAACCTATCATGTCATAG